The following coding sequences lie in one Aspergillus luchuensis IFO 4308 DNA, chromosome 8, nearly complete sequence genomic window:
- the ATG12 gene encoding ubiquitin-like protein ATG12 (BUSCO:EOG09265EKJ;~COG:O;~EggNog:ENOG410PRAB;~InterPro:IPR029071,IPR007242;~PFAM:PF04110;~go_component: GO:0005737 - cytoplasm [Evidence IEA];~go_process: GO:0000045 - autophagosome assembly [Evidence IEA]) → MDSPSPQGPSAQNSPKPDQAKLTHRPANRKQSSDSSSNTQNAPIPDDKHGADLPMTMSASVVLTSLPRDAHQALADAEAVDTGKVTVRFQPLPSAPILKNRVFKISASQKFETVVKFLRKKLDCKESDSVFCYVNSVFAPGLDEGVGGLWRCFKTDEQLIVAYSMTPAFG, encoded by the exons ATGGATTCCCCATCACCCCAGGGCCCCTCGGCCCAAAACTCACCCAAACCCGACCAAGCCAAACTCACTCACAGACCAGCCAATCGTAAACAATCTTCTGATTCTTCCTCAAATACCCAAAATGCACCTATACCAGACGACAAGCACGGTGCCGATTTGCCAATGACCATGTCCGCCTCGGTGGTGCTAACCAGCTTACCCCGCGATGCCCATCAAGCATTGGCGGACGCTGAGGCTGTCGATACGGGAAAAG TTACCGTTCGCTTTCAGCCACTGCCTTCAGCTCCCATCCTGAAGAACCGTGTGTTCAAAATCAGTGCCTCACAAAAGTTCGAAACAGTCGTGAAGTTTCTCAGGAAGAAGCTGGACTGTAAAGAATCCGACTCGGTATTCTGTTATGTCAACAGTGTGTTTGCTCCTGGATTAGACGAAGGTGTGGGTGGTTTATGGAGG TGTTTCAAAACTGACGAGCAACTTATCGTTGCTTACTCTATGACGCCCGCTTTCGGCTAA
- a CDS encoding 3-methyl-2-oxobutanoate hydroxymethyltransferase ECM31 (BUSCO:EOG09263FTE;~COG:H;~EggNog:ENOG410PHZX;~InterPro:IPR003700,IPR015813,IPR040442;~PFAM:PF02548;~go_function: GO:0003824 - catalytic activity [Evidence IEA];~go_function: GO:0003864 - 3-methyl-2-oxobutanoate hydroxymethyltransferase activity [Evidence IEA];~go_process: GO:0015940 - pantothenate biosynthetic process [Evidence IEA]): MASRLSAQLLVPLARTSVRCRAASAPVFSVLAGRHAIATPAPTELQKRYSSHSPLGATSANPRKKVTMQTLRNLYKKGEPITMLTAHDFPSGHVAEMAGMDVVLVGDSLAMVALGMEDTSEILMDEMLLHCRSVARAVKSAFTVADLPMGSYEVSPEQAVQSAIRIVKEGRVQAIKLEGGAEMAPSIKRITQAGIPVCGHIGLTPQRQHALGGFRVQGKTTASAVRLLKDALAVQEAGAFMMVLEAVPAEIAALITKKLRVPTIGIGAGNGCSGQVLVQIDMTGNYPPGRFLPKFVKKYGDVWGEAIRGIQQYRDEVKSRAYPSEEYTYPIAKEELAEFEKAIEHFHKE; encoded by the exons ATGGCCTCGAGATTATCGGCGCAATTGCTAGTGCCTTTGGCGAGGACGTCCGTTCGCTGTCGGGCTGCATCCGCTCCAGTCTTCTCGGTTCTCGCCGGCCGACATGCCATCGCCACTCCTGCTCCGACGGAGCTTCAGAAACGGTATAGCTCTCATTCTCCGCTGGGGGCCACCTCGGCCAATCCCCGGAAGAAGGTAACTATGCAGACGTTACGGAACCTCTACAAGAAGGGTGAGCCAATTACGATGCTTACGGCGCATGACTTCCCCAGTGGCCATGTTGCGGAGATGGCGGGGATGGACGTGGTCCTGGTCGGTGACAGCTTGGCCATGGTCGCCCTCGGCATGGAGGATACGAGCGAGATCCTCATGGACGAGATGTTGTTGCACTGTCGGAGTGTTGCACGTGCTGTCAAGAGTGCATTCACG GTCGCCGATCTCCCTATGGGATCTTATGAAGTCTCCCCCGAGCAGGCTGTTCAGTCTGCCATCCGCATCGTGAAGGAGGGTCGCGTCCAGGCTATAAAGCTCGAGGGTGGTGCTGAGATGGCCCCGTCCATCAAACGTATCACGCAAGCTGGTATACCTGTGTGCGGTCACATCGGGCTTACGCCTCAACGTCAACATGCTCTTGGAGGATTCCGGGTTCAGGGCAAAACGACCGCCAGCGCAGTGAGGCTTCTGAAGGATGCTCTAGCTGTCCAAGAGGCTGGCGCATTCATGATGGTTTTGGAAGCGGTGCCCGCTGAGATTGCCGCCCTCATCACGAAGAAGTTGCGTGTCCCCACGATTGGCATTGGTGCTGGAAACGGATGTTCCGGACAAGTCCTGGTCCAGATTGATATGACCGGAAACTATCCCCCGGGCCGGTTCCTTCCCAAATTTGTCAAGAAGTATGGCGACGTCTGGGGAGAGGCTATTAGGGGTATCCAACAATACCGTGATGAAGTCAAGAGCCGGGCGTATCCTTCCGAAGAATACACCTACCCCATTGCGAAGGAGGAATTGGCCGAGTTTGAAAAGGCCATCGAGCATTTTCACAAAGAATAA